From Panicum hallii strain FIL2 chromosome 2, PHallii_v3.1, whole genome shotgun sequence, a single genomic window includes:
- the LOC112879882 gene encoding phosphatidylinositol/phosphatidylcholine transfer protein SFH6-like — translation MSVSHADEHEISLCDPNSEDDRRRRKIGSFRRKAIHALRKKRGRRRVTDFRFPAAISIEDVRDAEEERAVAAFRDRLAAHGLLPDKHDDYHMMLRFLKARKFDSEKATQMWAEMLRWRKEFGADTIVEDFEFDELDDVLRYYPQGYHGVDREGRPVYIERLGKADPNKLMQITSVDRYIKYHVQEFERAFREKFPACTLAAKRHIDSTTTILDVHGVGFKNFSKTARELVQRMQRIDSDYYPETLHQMYVVNAGSGFKLIWNSVKGFLDPKTSSKIHVLGSNYQSRLIEVIDSSELPEFLGGSCTCCDKGGCLGSNKGPWNDPAILKLIHSMGGRGSTRETKQISDGYERSGSSLRAENLKGVLSDISNAESESDVDDVGLSAVQKSTDHSLLTPVHEEVKGSDSSTPCSSNSKHILDMNPGSPQGSQQLERESIQLTCQKHFSTFGWLHNLGNISLILHGTSAVRTLEDLARGLATVLIRISSLFHLSVCRQERMTGNDQSYAEAEQGKPQTVRDEDMSACLQRLEKLESLCNHMMSKPPDMPKDKELVLLQSFDRIKSLEADLERTKTALQAAMAKQMELEDTVEALQHRSSSVVRRRFCCS, via the exons ATGTCAG TGAGCCATGCCGACGAGCACGAGATATCGCTGTGCGACCCCAACTCCGAGGACGACCGGCGCCGGCGGAAGATCGGGTCGTTCAGGCGGAAGGCCATCCACGCGCTCCGGAAGAAGCGCGGCAGGCGGCGCGTCACCGACTTCCGCTTCCCCGCCGCCATCTCCATCGAGGACGTCCGCGACGCCGAGGAGGAGCGCGCCGTCGCCGCGTTCCGCGACCGCCTCGCCGCGCACGGCCTCCTGCCTGACAAGCACGACGACTACCACATGATGCTGAG GTTTCTGAAGGCCAGGaagttcgattccgagaaagcgACGCAAATGTGGGCGGAGATGCTGAGATGGAGGAAAGAGTTTGGAGCCGACACAATCGTGGAG GACTTTGAGTTCGACGAGCTTGATGACGTGCTCCGGTACTACCCTCAGGGTTACCACGGTGTCGACCGGGAAGGCCGGCCGGTGTACATTGAGAGGCTCGGCAAGGCCGATCCAAACAAGCTCATGCAGATCACTTCGGTGGATCGATACATCAAGTACCATGTGCAGGAGTTCGAGAGGGCTTTCAGGGAGAAGTTCCCTGCTTGCACATTAGCAGCCAAGAGACACATTGATTCCACTACTACCATATTGGATGTCCATGGCGTG GGGTTTAAGAATTTCTCGAAGACTGCAAGGGAGCTTGTTCAACGTATGCAGAGAATAGACAGTGACTACTATCCTGAG ACACTGCATCAGATGTATGTTGTGAATGCTGGTAGTGGATTCAAGCTAATATGGAATAGTGTTAAAGGATTTCTTGACCCAAAAACTTCTTCCAAGATTCAT GTTCTTGGCTCAAACTACCAGAGCAGGCTAATTGAAGTTATTGACTCAAG TGAGTTGCCAGAGTTTCTTGGTGGTTCATGCACATGTTGTGACAAGGGTGGTTGCCTCGGGTCTAACAAAGGGCCATGGAATGATCCTGCGATTTTGAAG CTGATACACAGTATGGGAGGCCGTGGTAGTACGAGAGAAACCAAACAAATTTCTGACGGGTACGAAAGAAGTGGATCTTCCCTAAGGGCAGAAAACCTGAAG GGTGTGCTGAGTGACATATCAAATGCTGAATCTGAATCAGATGTTGATGATGTTGGTTTGTCAGCTGTTCAGAAGAGTACCGACCACAGCTTGCTTACCCCAGTTCATGAAGAA GTTAAGGGATCAGATTCTTCAACGCCTTGTAGTTCTAATAGTAAGCATATCCTGGATATGAATCCTGGATCTCCTCAGGGTAGCCAGCAATTGGAGAGGGAGTCCATTCAGTTGACCTGTCAGAAACATTTTTCCACCTTTGGATGGCTGCATAACTTAG GGAACATTTCTCTTATTCTGCATGGTACATCTGCTGTAAGGACTTTGGAAGATCTTGCTAGAGGACTGGCCACAGTCTTGATCAGGATATCATCCTTATTCCACCTTTCTGTCTGTAGACAAGAAAGGATGACAGGAAATGACCAATCTTATGCTGAAGCAGAACAAGGAAAGCCTCAAACTGTAAGAGATGAGGACATGAGTGCTTGTTTACAACGCCTTGAAAAGCTTGAGTCACTGTGCAACCATATGATGAGCAAACCTCCAGATATGCCAAAAGATAAAGAACTTGTACTGTTGCAGTCTTTTGATCGGATAAAGTCCCTTGAAGCTGACCTGGAGAGGACAAAAACA GCGTTGCAGGCTGCCATGGCAAAGCAAATGGAATTGGAGGACACTGTGGAAGCTCTGCAGCACCGGTCGTCTAGTGTTGTTAGG AGGAGATTTTGCTGTTCATAG
- the LOC112879885 gene encoding GPI-anchored protein LLG1-like produces the protein MQRLTPLEYRSIFTSISDRPRHLLFLKRSVPIWTRPARAGAKLLPRASASSSLRLPHARVGYPLLASSGPIATLPPLLPPSLSLPRTHRRRRRAIDPIGEEAWPAMGLRRGVALRVAVLAAAVGFATAGFISNDALLERGHDTTGRSLLQAKKDCPVSFEGANYTIITSRCKGPLYQPSLCCGALKDFACPYSTYINDVTTNCAATMFSYINLYGKYPPGLFANTCHEGDKGLSCPEDTPQVQPGQKASGAAAVAAPAAAVAVAVAAALAVSSIMSC, from the exons ATGCAGCGGTTGACGCCATTGGAGTACAGAAGCATCTTCACGAGCATTTCTGACCGTCCAAGGCACCTGCTATTTTTGAAACGCTCCGTGCCCATTTGGACAcgccccgcgcgcgccggcgccaAACTCTTGCCGCGCGCCTCCGCATCTTCCTCCCTCCGCCTCCCGCACGCCCGCGTCGGTTACCCCCTCCTCGCGTCCTCCGGGCCCATCGCCACCCTTCCTCcgcttctccctccctccctttctcttccACGGACACaccggaggaggagaagggccATCGATCCGATCGGGGAGGAGGCGTGGCCAGCGATGGGTCTCCGCAGGGGCGTCGCGCTGCGCGTGGCCGTGCTCGCCGCTGCCGTCGGCTTCGCCACCGCCGGGTTCATCTCAA ATGACGCGCTGCTGGAGCGCGGGCACGACACCACCGGCCGGAGCCTGCTGCAGGCCAAGAAAG ATTGCCCGGTGAGCTTCGAGGGCGCCAACTACACGATCATCACGAGCCGGTGCAAGGGCCCGCTGTACCAGCCGAGCCTGTGCTGCGGCGCGCTCAAGGACTTCGCGTGCCCCTACTCCACCTACATCAACGACGTCACCACCAACTGCGCCGCCACCATGTTCAGCTACATCAACCTCTACGGCAAGTACCCGCCGGGCCTCTTCGCCAACACCTGCCACGAGGGCGACAAGGGCCTGTCGTGCCCGGAGGACACGCCGCAGGTGCAGCCGGGCCAGAAGGCCTCCGgcgcggccgccgtcgccgcgccgGCTGCGgccgtggcggtggcggtggcggccgcacTGGCTGTGTCATCGATCATGTCGTGCTGA
- the LOC112879886 gene encoding photosystem I reaction center subunit V, chloroplastic, whose amino-acid sequence MATSTAAVLSPPSVAGLRLAPSPRARVSFRAAPARRSVAARAELSPSLVISLSTGVSLFLGRFVFFNFQRENVAKQVPEQNGKTHFDAGDERAKEFAALLKSNDPVGFNLVDVLAWGSLGHIVAYYILATSSNGYDPNFF is encoded by the coding sequence ATGGCCACGTCGACCGCCGCCGTGCTGTCCCCGCCGTCCGTGGCCGGGctccgcctggcgccgtcgccCAGGGCGCGCGTGTCGTTccgcgcggcgccggcgaggcggtccgtggcggcgcgggcggagctGAGCCCGTCGCTGGTGATCAGCCTCAGCACGGGGGTGTCGCTCTTCCTGGGCCGCTTCGTCTTCTTCAACTTCCAGCGGGAGAACGTGGCGAAGCAGGTGCCCGAGCAGAACGGCAAGACGCACTtcgacgccggcgacgagcgcgcCAAGGAGTTCGCCGCCCTGCTCAAGTCCAACGACCCAGTCGGGTTCAACCTCGTCGACGTCCTCGCCTGGGGCTCGCTCGGCCACATCGTCGCCTACTACATCCTCGCCACCTCCAGCAACGGATACGACCCCAACTTCTTCTGA
- the LOC112879884 gene encoding WPP domain-interacting protein 2, giving the protein MDSGANSVGESVGESPAPEPEPEARPAEPVTKGRGLRRWRRIPREQQHHEGSPASPGTAGAGNGAGAGVGEDLAAQLHKRRLGPGADAPKGKQDAAVEEVESSVASVESSFVPLDASPPPAPTMLDPNLGLLIATAGFSLGAGGADSDNSDDRTSKFSTAASAPRHDFSSGGFGRERDRARSRAPGGAAHGKNLRAARGRGASARAAASPVEAENSRSSVESNLRSSSAAHARRSGTGITSNGVHKVLFPDDHQSDDEPPCEGVLYATGGFYKENGSVVGRLGNCDSDANNHIFDDVSVSKFENGGTHSGLDPYVESIALLQSAQEALENEIQKFVEIRKETGENSTTHHSETEWSNSPHPDESVEELSEKIKILESKLEEATMLINDRDSKILKLDALSQIQPLDTVECNSDLLSLQSDVDQLLLEKMEAEIQCFILTRASQDWKPPIKDQFALYEAQKSLTGDRKSLETKLRHTENRAMMLEEMVDKLESQCKELSETSEVLKLQARASRASLFCSIQFVLLCIAMGTLLIRFLPSSPEIVPT; this is encoded by the exons ATGGATTCCGGCGCCAACAGCGTCGGCGAGTCGGTGGGCGAGTCTCcggcgccggagccggagccggaggcgcgGCCGGCCGAACCGGTCACCAAGGGCCGCGGTCTCCGCCGGTGGCGCCGTATCCCGCGCGAGCAGCAGCACCACGAGGGGTCCCCGGCGAGCCCCGGGACAGCCGGCGCCGGCAACGGCGCTGGCGCGGGCGTGGGTGAGGATTTGGCGGCGCAGCTCCACAAGCGCCGTCTCGGCCCTGGCGCCGACGCTCCCAAGGGGAAACAGGACGCGGCCGTCGAGGAGGTGGAGAGCTCGGTCGCGTCCGTGGAGTCCAGCTTCGTGCCGCTGGAcgcgtccccgccgccggcgccgactATGCTCGACCCGAATCTCGGCCTCCTGATCGCCACCGCCGGATTCTCgctgggcgcgggcggcgctgaCTCGGACAACAGCGACGACCGCACCAGCAAGTTCTCCACGGCCGCCAGCGCGCCTCGCCACGACTTCTCGTCCGGCGGCTTCGGCCGGGAGCGCGACAGGGCGCGATCCCGTGCCCCCGGCGGCGCTGCTCACGGCAAGAACCTCCGGGCTGCACGCGGGCGCGGCGCCAGTGCGCGCGCTGCCGCCTCCCCGGTGGAAGCGGAGAATTCGCGCTCCAGCGTTGAGTCCAACCTTCGCAGCTCTAGCGCTGCTCATGCACGGCGATCCGGCACCGGGATCACCAGCAACGGTGTTCACAAGGTTCTGTTCCCTGATGACCATCAAAGTGACGACGAGCCTCCATGTGAGGGGGTGCTGTATGCCACCGGAGGTTTCTACAAGGAGAACGGGAGTGTAGTTGGGAGATTGGGGAACTGTGATTCCGATGCCAACAATCATATCTTCGATGATGTGAGTGTCAGCAAGTTTGAGAATGGAGGGACTCATTCAGGTCTTGATCCGTATGTTGAATCAATTGCATTGCTACAGTCGGCACAGGAAGCACTTGAGAATG AGATCCAGAAGTTTGTGGAGATCAGGAAGGAAACTGGCGAAAATTCCACAACTCACCACAGTGAAACCGAATGGAGCAACTCACCCCATCCTGATGAATCTGTAGAAGAATTAAGTGAGAAAATAAAGATACTCGAGTCAAAACTGGAAGAAGCGACCATGCTCATCAATGATCGGGATTCAAAAATACTTAAACTGGATGCACTCAGCCAGATACAACCACTGGATACCGTGGAATGTAACAGCGATCTGCTGTCTCTGCAGTCTGATGTAGATCAACTGCTCTTGGAGAAAATGGAGGCTGAGATTCAGTGCTTTATCCTTACAAGAGCTTCGcaggattggaaacccccaataAAGGATCAATTTGCTCTTTACGAGGCACAGAAATCCCTGACAGGGGATCGCAAATCCTTAGAAACTAAGCTGCGTCACACCGAGAACAGGGCGATGATGCTCGAGGAGATGGTGGATAAACTAGAGTCACAGTGCAAGGAGCTCTCTGAGACTTCAGAAGTCCTGAAGCTGCAGGCCAGAGCAAGCAGAGCATCCTTGTTCTGCTCCATCCAGTTTGTGCTGCTCTGCATAGCCATGGGGACCCTCCTCATTCGCTTCCTGCCCTCTTCTCCGGAGATTGTACCTACTTGA